In Cellulomonas wangsupingiae, the genomic window CGGGTGCATCGAGGCGCCCTAGCCGCTCTCGTCGCCAACGGCACCGTGGCAGCGCGAGACGGCAGGGACGGCCTCTCCTTCGGGGATTCGGGCGTCACGAACGAGTGGTCAGTAACAGAGCTCGGCGCGACCGTCGTCGGCTTCTTGAAGACACATGGGCGCGAGTCGAGCGGCGCAGATGGAGATGGGCTGTAGCAAGGGTCCGCGGCCCTGACGCGATCGGACTGCATCACCAGGCGGCGCGACAACTCCCCGCCCTCAGGAGGCAAGGAGGGTGGCGACGACGGATGCGTCGAGGCCGAAGTGAAGTGAGGCTATTGGGACCGGAGCGGCAGCCGGGGCGCGGACTGCTGTGTTTGCGGTCGGCCCAGGTCAGCCTCCCGTCGCCGAGCGCGCAAATGCCGGTGTCGCCCACGACATCATGGACGGCGTCGTCGAGTTGTTCGCTTGAGGTGGATCCGCAGCCCTCGGTCGGCCTCGGGATCCGGAGTAGTGCCGATCGGCCTGCACGTCGACGAACTCCGACATGATCGGGTCGCCGGACTTGGGTAGGACTTGAGGGTTCTACTTGGCCCTCCCTGCCTGCGCCGAACACCTGTGCCAGGCGCTCGCGGACCCTGAAGTCGGGTCGAGCGGCCGTGCTCGCAACGTCCAGGCGTCGGACCTCGACGGCTCCGTTTCATGCGGCCCATCACAGGTCCGATCTGTCCTGTGGACGAATCCTCACGCACGCAGCGCCGATGCCCTACCGTGACTCGCGAAACGGATGAACCAGACATCGGCCGTTCTTGGGGCGCGGGAGCGAGGTGGGCGTGGACGGCGTGGCGATCCTCGAGAGCGAGGTCCGCGAGCTCATCCGGCGCCGCGGCGTCGACCCCGTGCGGGACCGTGCGGGCGTCGTGGCGCTCGTCCACGCCGCGATGGCGGACTACGACGAGCGCTCGCTCATCGGGTCGGTGCCTGCGCTGGCCGACACGGCGGCCGCCCACAAGGCCGTCGTCGACGCCGTCGCCGGGCTCGGTCCCCTGCAGCGGTACCTCGACGACGACGAGGTCGAGGAGATCTGGATCAACTCGCCCTCCCAGGTCTTCGTCGCCCGCCGCGGTGAGCCGGAGCTGACCACGACCATCCTGTCCGACGCGCAGGTGCGCGACCTCGTCGAGCAGATGCTCAAGGTCTCCGGGCGGCGGCTCGACCTGTCGAGCCCGTTCGTCGACGCGTCGCTGCCCGGCGGTGAGCGGCTGCACGCCGTGATCCCCGACGTCACGCGGCGGCACTGGTCCGTCAACATCCGCAAGTACGTCGTGCGCGCGACGAGTCTCGAGGACATGGTCGCCCTGGGCTCGCTCACGGCCCAGGCCGCCGCGTTCCTCCAGGCCGCCGTCCGGGTCGGGCTGAACGTGCTCGTCTCGGGCGCCACGCAGGCGGGCAAGACG contains:
- a CDS encoding CpaF family protein, with protein sequence MDGVAILESEVRELIRRRGVDPVRDRAGVVALVHAAMADYDERSLIGSVPALADTAAAHKAVVDAVAGLGPLQRYLDDDEVEEIWINSPSQVFVARRGEPELTTTILSDAQVRDLVEQMLKVSGRRLDLSSPFVDASLPGGERLHAVIPDVTRRHWSVNIRKYVVRATSLEDMVALGSLTAQAAAFLQAAVRVGLNVLVSGATQAGKTTMLNALTGAVPPRERVISCEEVFELRPAVRDWVAMQTRQPNLEGTGEITLRRLVKEALRMRPDRLLVGEVREAEALDLLIALNSGVPAMCTIHASSAREALTKLCTLPLLAGANISDRFVVPTVAASVDLVVHLEIDARGRRRTREVVAVPGRVEAGVVETADLFTSRGDVLVRGDGFPPHPERFARAGVDVVAMLRRG